The following are encoded in a window of bacterium SCSIO 12643 genomic DNA:
- a CDS encoding ABC transporter ATP-binding protein: MSKGVSGNVFDLKLLKRVLDYVLPYKGTFILTGVLVIILALLAPIRPFLIQHAVDNYILVPNETMLLNVTLLLVSLLVLEAILQFTQTYMANWIGQTVIKDIRVDIYKKINNFKLQYFDRTPIGTLVTRVVSDIETIADIFSQGILIIIGDILKLVVVVGFMIYEDWRLTIAVLLPMPILFIATYWFKNYIKKAFQDVRAAISNLNTFVQEHLTGMNVVQVFNREEQELAAFEKINYQHAQANIRTVWANSVFFPVVEVLSAISLALLVWWGAGDVISDRTTLGTLMAFILYINMLYRPIRQLADKFNTLQMGMVASERVFKVLDTDAEIVKKGEHSAMEVSGRIEFKNVWFAYIDENWILRNISFTVEQSQTLAFVGATGAGKSSVINLIGRFYEYQKGEISIDGVSVRDYKLDELRMVVGVVLQDVFLFSDSILNNISLRNPDITKEEIVAASKAVGAHEFISKLPGGYDFNVQERGGMLSSGQRQLIAFIRAYVYNPRILILDEATSSVDTETERLIQNAINILTKGRTSIIIAHRLATIQKADQIIVMDQGEIVEQGHHQELLEQDGVYQKLFELQFTKA, encoded by the coding sequence ATGTCAAAAGGAGTATCGGGAAATGTATTTGATCTAAAGCTATTAAAGCGTGTTTTGGATTATGTTTTACCCTATAAAGGAACATTCATTTTGACAGGAGTTCTCGTGATTATTCTGGCTTTATTAGCTCCCATTCGACCATTCTTAATTCAACATGCGGTTGATAATTATATTTTGGTTCCGAACGAAACTATGCTTTTGAATGTCACTTTGCTATTGGTTTCATTATTGGTTTTAGAAGCCATTTTACAATTTACCCAAACTTACATGGCGAATTGGATTGGTCAGACCGTGATCAAAGATATTCGGGTAGACATCTATAAGAAGATCAACAATTTTAAACTGCAATACTTTGATAGAACTCCAATCGGAACTTTAGTAACCAGAGTGGTTTCCGATATTGAAACGATCGCAGATATATTTTCACAGGGGATTCTGATCATAATAGGTGACATCTTAAAACTGGTAGTCGTTGTAGGATTCATGATTTATGAAGACTGGAGACTGACGATAGCGGTTTTATTGCCCATGCCTATTTTGTTTATTGCGACTTACTGGTTTAAAAACTATATCAAAAAAGCCTTTCAGGATGTGCGTGCAGCAATATCTAATCTAAACACATTTGTACAGGAGCATTTAACCGGAATGAATGTCGTTCAGGTATTCAACAGAGAAGAGCAAGAATTGGCAGCATTCGAAAAAATCAATTATCAGCATGCACAAGCTAATATTCGTACGGTATGGGCGAATTCTGTATTCTTTCCGGTGGTTGAAGTCTTAAGTGCTATTTCACTGGCATTACTGGTTTGGTGGGGTGCCGGTGATGTGATTTCCGATCGTACGACTTTGGGTACCTTAATGGCTTTTATTTTATACATCAATATGTTGTATAGACCGATTCGACAATTGGCGGATAAGTTCAATACTTTACAAATGGGAATGGTAGCCAGTGAACGTGTCTTTAAAGTTCTGGATACTGATGCTGAAATTGTGAAAAAGGGAGAGCATTCCGCAATGGAGGTTTCCGGACGTATTGAGTTTAAAAATGTATGGTTTGCCTATATCGATGAAAACTGGATTTTAAGGAATATAAGTTTCACTGTTGAACAAAGTCAGACTCTGGCCTTTGTTGGTGCAACTGGAGCGGGTAAGAGTTCTGTGATTAATCTGATTGGAAGGTTTTACGAATATCAGAAAGGAGAGATTAGTATAGATGGTGTTTCGGTACGAGATTATAAACTGGATGAACTTCGAATGGTCGTAGGTGTAGTGTTGCAGGATGTCTTTTTGTTTTCTGATTCGATTTTAAATAATATCTCATTAAGAAATCCGGATATTACCAAAGAAGAAATTGTGGCGGCTTCTAAAGCGGTTGGTGCCCACGAGTTTATTTCAAAACTTCCTGGAGGATATGACTTCAATGTTCAGGAAAGAGGAGGAATGTTATCTTCAGGTCAAAGACAATTGATCGCATTTATTCGTGCATATGTTTACAATCCAAGGATTTTAATTTTGGATGAAGCTACATCTTCTGTGGATACCGAAACCGAACGATTGATTCAGAATGCCATTAACATCTTAACAAAAGGTAGAACTTCGATTATCATAGCCCATCGTTTGGCTACCATTCAAAAGGCAGATCAGATCATTGTAATGGATCAGGGTGAAATAGTGGAGCAGGGCCATCATCAGGAATTATTAGAACAGGATGGTGTATATCAAAAATTATTTGAACTTCAGTTTACCAAAGCTTAG